The following proteins come from a genomic window of Nicotiana tomentosiformis chromosome 12, ASM39032v3, whole genome shotgun sequence:
- the LOC104113119 gene encoding probable polyamine transporter At1g31830 isoform X1 codes for MVPTSSETVQNSKTKSSIEVPNAQQKVEVSITEKKISAPSSPASANGETAQTETLSASAATDNKALQNSQNGDDQKVRGEATIPMGNYNDAEYIGINEVVSPRANDPRKLSLLPLVFLIFYEVSGGPFGVEDTVQAAGPLLALVGFLVFPIIWSIPEALITAELGTMFPENSGYVVWVSSALGPFWGFQQGWVKWLSGVIDNALYPVLFLDYLKSGIPALGGGLPRVIAVLGITLVLTYMNYRGLTIVGWVAVMLGILSILPFVVMGLISIPKLRPTRWLVADVHNVDWNLYLNTLFWNLNYWDSISTLVGEVHNPKKTLPKALFYAVILVVLSYFFPLLVGTGAVPLERDLWTDGYFSDIAKILGGVWLRWWIQGAAALSNMGTFVAEMSSDSFQLLGMAERGMLPEFFAKRSRYGTPLVGILFSAFGVILLSWMSFQEIVAAENFLYCFGMILEFIAFVRLRIKFPNASRPFKIPGGTVGAILLCIPPTILIGVVLAFSSVKVMIISLAAVAIGLVMQPCLKRIEKKRWLKFSISSDLPDIHHDTGALLH; via the exons CAAAACAGTAAAACTAAATCCTCCATTGAAGTTCCCAATGCTCAACAGAAAGTTGAAGTTTCAATAACTGAAAAGAAAATTTCTGCTCCCTCTTCCCCAGCTTCTGCTAATGGTGAAACAGCACAAACTGAAACTTTATCAGCTTCTGCTGCTACTGATAATAAAGCTTTACAGAATTCTCAGAATGGTGATGATCAG AAAGTAAGGGGAGAAGCCACAATTCCAATGGGGAATTACAATGATGCTGAGTACATAGGGATTAATGAAGTTGTATCTCCAAGGGCAAATGATCCTAGGAAACTTTCACTCTTGCCTCTAGTTTTTCTCATTTTCTATGAAGTATCAGGTGGTCCATTTGGTGTTGAGGATACTGTACAAGCAGCCGGTCCACTTCTTGCACTCGTCGGGTTCTTGGTTTTCCCGATCATATGGAGTATCCCTGAGGCACTGATCACAGCTGAATTAGGCACCATGTTCCCCGAAAATAGTGGCTATGTTGTTTGGGTTTCATCTGCTTTGGGTCCATTTTGGGGATTTCAACAAGGTTGGGTGAAATGGTTAAGTGGAGTCATTGATAATGCCCTTTACCCGGTTTTGTTTCTTGATTATCTTAAGTCAGGAATTCCTGCATTAGGTGGCGGACTTCCTAGAGTTATCGCGGTATTAGGCATTACTTTGGTTTTAACTTATATGAATTATAGGGGTTTAACTATTGTTGGATGGGTTGCTGTTATGCTCGGGATATTGTCGATCCTTCCTTTTGTCGTAATGGGGCTCATTTCTATTCCAAAACTAAGGCCAACGAGGTGGTTGGTGGCGGATGTGCATAACGTCGATTGGAACTTGTATTTAAACACTCTCTTTTGGAATCTAAATTATTGGGATTCGATTAGTACTCTCGTAGGAGAAGTGCATAACCCGAAGAAAACTCTGCCTAAGGCTCTTTTTTATGCTGTGATTCTAGTCGTTTTATCATACTTTTTCCCCCTATTAGTTGGTACCGGAGCTGTTCCACTCGAGCGTGACTTGTGGACGGATGGTTATTTCTCAGATATTGCGAAAATACTTGGTGGGGTCTGGCTAAGATGGTGGATTCAAGGGGCTGCTGCATTGTCAAATATGGGGACGTTTGTGGCCGAGATGAGCAGCGACTCATTTCAGCTACTTGGTATGGCCGAGAGAGGGATGCTACCCGAGTTCTTTGCGAAGAGATCACGTTATGGAACACCTCTAGTCGGTATCCTCTTCTCAGCTTTTGGTGTGATTTTACTTTCATGGATGAGCTTTCAAGAGATTGTAGCTGCAGAAAATTTcttatattgctttggaatgatCTTGGAATTCATAGCATTCGTACGATTAAGGATAAAGTTCCCAAATGCATCGCGTCCATTCAAGATACCTGGGGGAACAGTCGGAGCCATCCTACTGTGTATTCCTCCGACCATACTCATTGGTGTCGTTTTGGCATTTTCTTCAGTTAAAGTCATGATTATAAGCCTTGCTGCTGTTGCAATCGGGTTGGTGATGCAACCGTGTCTTAAGCGCATTGAGAAGAAGAGATGGTTGAAGTTCTCCATTAGTTCTGATCTTCCCGACATTCATCACGATACTGGAGCATTACTTCATTGA
- the LOC104113119 gene encoding probable polyamine transporter At1g31830 isoform X2 encodes MGNYNDAEYIGINEVVSPRANDPRKLSLLPLVFLIFYEVSGGPFGVEDTVQAAGPLLALVGFLVFPIIWSIPEALITAELGTMFPENSGYVVWVSSALGPFWGFQQGWVKWLSGVIDNALYPVLFLDYLKSGIPALGGGLPRVIAVLGITLVLTYMNYRGLTIVGWVAVMLGILSILPFVVMGLISIPKLRPTRWLVADVHNVDWNLYLNTLFWNLNYWDSISTLVGEVHNPKKTLPKALFYAVILVVLSYFFPLLVGTGAVPLERDLWTDGYFSDIAKILGGVWLRWWIQGAAALSNMGTFVAEMSSDSFQLLGMAERGMLPEFFAKRSRYGTPLVGILFSAFGVILLSWMSFQEIVAAENFLYCFGMILEFIAFVRLRIKFPNASRPFKIPGGTVGAILLCIPPTILIGVVLAFSSVKVMIISLAAVAIGLVMQPCLKRIEKKRWLKFSISSDLPDIHHDTGALLH; translated from the coding sequence ATGGGGAATTACAATGATGCTGAGTACATAGGGATTAATGAAGTTGTATCTCCAAGGGCAAATGATCCTAGGAAACTTTCACTCTTGCCTCTAGTTTTTCTCATTTTCTATGAAGTATCAGGTGGTCCATTTGGTGTTGAGGATACTGTACAAGCAGCCGGTCCACTTCTTGCACTCGTCGGGTTCTTGGTTTTCCCGATCATATGGAGTATCCCTGAGGCACTGATCACAGCTGAATTAGGCACCATGTTCCCCGAAAATAGTGGCTATGTTGTTTGGGTTTCATCTGCTTTGGGTCCATTTTGGGGATTTCAACAAGGTTGGGTGAAATGGTTAAGTGGAGTCATTGATAATGCCCTTTACCCGGTTTTGTTTCTTGATTATCTTAAGTCAGGAATTCCTGCATTAGGTGGCGGACTTCCTAGAGTTATCGCGGTATTAGGCATTACTTTGGTTTTAACTTATATGAATTATAGGGGTTTAACTATTGTTGGATGGGTTGCTGTTATGCTCGGGATATTGTCGATCCTTCCTTTTGTCGTAATGGGGCTCATTTCTATTCCAAAACTAAGGCCAACGAGGTGGTTGGTGGCGGATGTGCATAACGTCGATTGGAACTTGTATTTAAACACTCTCTTTTGGAATCTAAATTATTGGGATTCGATTAGTACTCTCGTAGGAGAAGTGCATAACCCGAAGAAAACTCTGCCTAAGGCTCTTTTTTATGCTGTGATTCTAGTCGTTTTATCATACTTTTTCCCCCTATTAGTTGGTACCGGAGCTGTTCCACTCGAGCGTGACTTGTGGACGGATGGTTATTTCTCAGATATTGCGAAAATACTTGGTGGGGTCTGGCTAAGATGGTGGATTCAAGGGGCTGCTGCATTGTCAAATATGGGGACGTTTGTGGCCGAGATGAGCAGCGACTCATTTCAGCTACTTGGTATGGCCGAGAGAGGGATGCTACCCGAGTTCTTTGCGAAGAGATCACGTTATGGAACACCTCTAGTCGGTATCCTCTTCTCAGCTTTTGGTGTGATTTTACTTTCATGGATGAGCTTTCAAGAGATTGTAGCTGCAGAAAATTTcttatattgctttggaatgatCTTGGAATTCATAGCATTCGTACGATTAAGGATAAAGTTCCCAAATGCATCGCGTCCATTCAAGATACCTGGGGGAACAGTCGGAGCCATCCTACTGTGTATTCCTCCGACCATACTCATTGGTGTCGTTTTGGCATTTTCTTCAGTTAAAGTCATGATTATAAGCCTTGCTGCTGTTGCAATCGGGTTGGTGATGCAACCGTGTCTTAAGCGCATTGAGAAGAAGAGATGGTTGAAGTTCTCCATTAGTTCTGATCTTCCCGACATTCATCACGATACTGGAGCATTACTTCATTGA